In Streptomyces chartreusis NRRL 3882, the following are encoded in one genomic region:
- a CDS encoding ATP-binding protein — MSRKPWELAFTAEPVEVAALRRTMRLHLGLWGMLDITDEAQLCVSELVSNVITHVGHGTPATLAVSMRGTHLRIEVHDPDTRALPVLRDPSTESLEGRGMALVDAVADRWGVLLRPDRKVTWCELATKLTAPNGHVEAPSVMRAEALLSLYAAATPLPCRTGVGRLTSVVAEETVIAAITDFLHWLRAHGRDADDTIDRAQMRFEAECAAPCEGA, encoded by the coding sequence ATGTCGCGCAAGCCGTGGGAGCTTGCCTTCACGGCTGAACCCGTGGAGGTGGCCGCACTGCGCCGGACCATGCGACTGCACCTAGGCCTTTGGGGGATGCTCGACATCACAGACGAGGCCCAACTGTGCGTCAGCGAACTGGTGTCCAACGTCATCACGCATGTTGGACACGGCACTCCCGCGACGCTGGCTGTCTCCATGCGAGGCACGCACCTGCGCATCGAGGTGCATGACCCCGACACACGTGCGCTGCCCGTCCTCCGCGATCCGAGCACCGAATCCCTGGAGGGGAGGGGCATGGCGCTCGTGGACGCCGTTGCCGATCGCTGGGGTGTGCTGCTACGTCCGGACCGTAAGGTCACGTGGTGCGAGCTGGCCACAAAACTCACCGCACCCAACGGCCACGTGGAAGCACCCAGCGTGATGCGGGCCGAAGCCCTGCTCAGTCTCTACGCCGCTGCTACGCCGTTGCCGTGCAGAACGGGCGTGGGTAGGTTGACCTCGGTCGTGGCGGAGGAGACGGTGATCGCGGCGATCACCGACTTCCTCCACTGGCTCCGAGCCCACGGCCGCGACGCGGACGACACGATCGACCGAGCACAGATGCGTTTCGAGGCCGAGTGCGCCGCTCCGTGTGAAGGGGCGTGA
- a CDS encoding DUF3427 domain-containing protein, with product MAEHGGGSTPIAGVYEKLITHDLHDELERFTAAGWKAIDAEVTPESAPHVLARYIAEAVGQRLSELPPEDRVTAANRILAALSASAPNPSEAKAASTKTIVEGPRQLLALAQQEAPGVYALRPLTPLSETSLITNSPEDLSLGSELRAELATADRIDLLCAFVKWYGIRVLEDSLRAAKERGVPIRVITTTYIGATDRHALDRLIRDFGATVKVNYEIRSTRLHAKAWLFRRDTGFDTAYVGSSNLSKAALLDGLEWNVRLSSVATPAVLNKFEATFDAYWNDSAFETYDPDHHADRLDQALTQASGTTSTTDLKINLSGLEVRPFPYQQDMLERLRVERELRGRNRNLLVAATGTGKTVMAALDYRSLSKRFSNRRPKLLFVAHRKEILKQSLRTYREVLDDASFGELLYSGEDPQAWDHVFASVQSLNVQRLEELAPDHFDIIVIDEFHHATAGTYRRVIDHFKPKELLGLTATPERMDGLNVQDEFFEGRIAAEMRLWEALENDLLCPFHYFGIPDGTDLTNLTWQRGTYADQELGNLYTGNQARARIVVKQIRDKVSQPGAMRALGFCVDKKHARFMADFFQKAGFQATALTSDSPAAVRAQALADLREGKLQVIFSVDLFNEGLDIPDVDTLLLLRPTNSATVFLQQLGRGLRRTETKPVLTVLDFIGQHRAEFRFEEQFRALTNLSRNRLVDHIEHDFPLLPSGCQIILEGKAKDLVLGNIRTQLSATVKTLVNEVKAYDTPQLADYLRESRREIKELYKSDNSWTSVLRRAGLIKAAAPAGESALLKRVHAFLHVDDPDRANAYLRLLADDVPAYEELDPTDQVYARMLFFNLWDNAGGFTSFQQGLDALRNQPNVRDELRQVLSYVIEQADHFPIPLSGPHNQVPLQVHCSYNRSEILAALGVARFGGQMPRSFAQGVQWVEDLQTDALLITLEKNEKDFSPTVRYRDYALSPTLFHWESQNSTAESSPTGLRYQHHAKRGSHVLLFMRRYKNTDIGKSQPWMLLGPATYEGHTGSKPMAITWRLEHALPADIWSYAAINAS from the coding sequence GTGGCAGAACACGGGGGCGGATCGACGCCGATCGCAGGTGTCTACGAGAAGCTAATCACCCACGACCTGCACGACGAGTTGGAGCGATTCACGGCCGCAGGCTGGAAAGCAATCGACGCTGAAGTCACACCGGAGTCCGCTCCCCACGTGCTGGCACGCTACATCGCTGAAGCCGTCGGTCAGCGGCTGAGCGAGCTTCCGCCCGAAGACCGCGTGACGGCCGCGAACCGCATCCTCGCGGCCCTTTCCGCAAGTGCACCCAACCCGAGCGAAGCCAAAGCTGCCAGCACAAAGACAATCGTCGAGGGTCCTCGGCAGCTGCTGGCACTCGCTCAGCAAGAGGCTCCAGGCGTCTACGCCCTTCGCCCTCTGACTCCCCTGTCCGAGACATCGCTCATCACAAACTCCCCCGAGGACCTGAGTCTCGGCTCCGAGCTGCGAGCAGAGCTCGCTACGGCAGACCGCATCGACCTGCTCTGCGCGTTCGTGAAGTGGTACGGCATTCGCGTCCTGGAAGACTCGTTGCGCGCCGCGAAGGAGCGAGGCGTGCCGATCCGTGTCATCACGACCACCTACATCGGCGCCACCGACCGCCACGCACTCGACCGCCTCATCCGTGACTTCGGCGCTACCGTCAAGGTCAACTACGAGATTCGATCCACTCGACTACACGCCAAGGCTTGGCTTTTCCGACGAGACACAGGCTTTGACACCGCATACGTCGGCAGCTCGAACCTCTCAAAAGCTGCACTCCTCGACGGCTTGGAGTGGAACGTCCGCCTGTCCTCCGTCGCCACACCGGCAGTACTCAACAAGTTCGAGGCGACCTTCGACGCGTACTGGAACGACTCCGCGTTCGAGACGTACGACCCGGATCACCACGCCGACCGCCTCGACCAAGCCCTAACCCAGGCAAGCGGCACCACCTCTACCACCGACTTGAAGATCAACCTATCTGGGCTGGAGGTACGCCCCTTCCCCTATCAGCAGGACATGCTGGAACGCCTACGAGTAGAGCGCGAGCTCCGCGGACGCAACCGCAACCTGCTGGTCGCAGCCACCGGTACGGGCAAGACCGTCATGGCCGCCCTGGACTACCGAAGCCTTTCCAAGCGCTTCAGTAACCGCCGACCAAAGCTGCTGTTCGTCGCCCACCGCAAGGAGATCCTCAAGCAGTCTCTGCGTACGTACCGAGAGGTGCTGGATGACGCCTCATTCGGCGAGTTGCTCTACAGCGGTGAGGACCCGCAAGCCTGGGACCACGTCTTTGCCAGCGTCCAGTCCCTGAATGTCCAGCGGCTTGAAGAGCTGGCTCCCGACCACTTCGACATCATCGTGATCGACGAGTTCCATCACGCCACCGCCGGTACGTATCGCCGCGTCATCGACCACTTCAAGCCCAAGGAACTACTCGGCCTGACCGCGACCCCCGAGCGGATGGATGGGCTCAACGTGCAGGATGAGTTCTTCGAGGGCCGCATCGCCGCCGAGATGCGACTCTGGGAGGCACTGGAGAACGACCTGCTCTGTCCCTTCCATTACTTCGGCATCCCCGATGGCACAGACCTGACGAACCTCACGTGGCAGAGGGGTACCTACGCGGACCAGGAGCTCGGCAACCTCTACACGGGCAACCAGGCGCGTGCCCGCATCGTCGTTAAGCAGATCCGAGACAAGGTATCCCAGCCAGGAGCCATGCGGGCCCTGGGCTTCTGCGTGGACAAGAAGCACGCACGCTTCATGGCCGACTTCTTCCAAAAGGCCGGCTTCCAGGCAACGGCACTCACCAGCGACTCGCCTGCCGCAGTACGAGCTCAAGCGCTCGCCGACCTGCGAGAGGGGAAGTTGCAAGTCATCTTCTCCGTGGACCTGTTCAACGAAGGCCTCGACATCCCCGATGTCGATACACTCCTGCTGCTGCGCCCCACCAACAGCGCCACGGTCTTCCTCCAGCAACTGGGCCGTGGACTACGGCGTACTGAAACGAAGCCCGTGCTCACAGTCCTCGACTTCATCGGACAGCACCGGGCGGAGTTCCGCTTCGAAGAGCAGTTCCGAGCTCTGACGAACCTCTCCAGGAACCGGCTCGTCGATCACATCGAGCACGATTTTCCGCTCCTGCCGTCCGGATGCCAGATCATCCTGGAGGGCAAGGCCAAGGACCTGGTGCTGGGCAACATCCGCACCCAGCTCAGCGCTACCGTCAAGACGTTGGTCAACGAAGTCAAGGCCTATGACACGCCGCAACTCGCGGACTACCTGCGGGAGAGCCGCAGGGAGATCAAGGAGCTGTACAAGAGCGACAACTCCTGGACTTCTGTCCTACGCCGAGCCGGGCTGATCAAAGCGGCTGCTCCGGCTGGTGAGTCGGCGCTCCTCAAACGTGTCCATGCCTTCCTGCACGTCGATGACCCTGACCGCGCCAATGCGTACCTCCGCCTCCTGGCCGACGACGTACCCGCCTATGAGGAGCTGGACCCCACGGACCAGGTGTACGCCCGGATGCTCTTCTTCAACCTGTGGGACAACGCGGGCGGTTTCACCAGCTTCCAGCAAGGCCTCGACGCACTCCGCAATCAACCAAACGTCCGCGATGAGCTCCGCCAGGTCCTGTCTTACGTCATCGAGCAGGCGGACCACTTCCCCATCCCTCTGTCAGGCCCCCACAACCAGGTCCCGCTACAGGTCCACTGCTCCTATAACCGCTCTGAGATCCTGGCGGCCCTCGGGGTAGCACGCTTCGGCGGCCAGATGCCCAGGTCCTTCGCACAGGGCGTCCAGTGGGTCGAGGACCTCCAGACAGACGCTCTCCTGATCACCTTGGAGAAGAACGAGAAGGACTTCTCCCCCACTGTGCGATACAGGGACTACGCCCTGAGTCCGACGCTCTTCCACTGGGAGTCCCAGAACTCCACGGCCGAAAGCTCCCCGACAGGGCTGCGCTACCAGCACCACGCCAAGCGGGGCAGCCATGTCCTGCTCTTCATGCGTCGGTACAAGAACACCGACATCGGTAAGTCTCAGCCCTGGATGCTTCTCGGGCCTGCCACCTACGAAGGCCACACAGGCAGCAAGCCGATGGCGATCACGTGGCGCCTGGAGCACGCGTTGCCCGCCGACATCTGGTCGTATGCAGCCATCAACGCAAGCTAG
- a CDS encoding SEC-C domain-containing protein yields the protein MRPDTPAENVDHTAEAARLERTAGLYPEDAEALLLRAAAHLELAGDRPTATALYDRLLSSTDGLDNPHLVRALKASNLWEYGHEAEARAIIEGVRVASPRDPAAWVIVAEALESHDELEAAHDTFTEAVRLLLTDVPQPPQPTHPLLFGRHRVRRMLGKTHDEWDALADTVHSLPITLDELHDPKRVWSLGSENPAELEAEILRLRAELGAYREALSRPFPVAILHWPATELSELLEAYPTLASEYPSHETHLATIESALRELSSSGTPNLGIVTGTVPSYEAFAASELSSPSDATLLPQYATTLAARGRAVPWPPQQGAPCWCGSGQTYGACHGRTA from the coding sequence ATGCGCCCCGACACGCCTGCCGAAAACGTCGACCACACCGCCGAGGCGGCACGCCTGGAGCGGACCGCCGGCCTGTATCCCGAGGACGCCGAGGCCCTGCTGCTGCGCGCCGCGGCCCACCTCGAACTCGCCGGCGACCGCCCCACGGCCACGGCCCTCTACGACCGTCTGCTGTCCTCCACGGACGGCCTGGACAACCCCCACCTGGTACGGGCGCTCAAGGCGTCGAACCTCTGGGAGTACGGCCACGAGGCCGAGGCCAGGGCGATCATCGAGGGAGTCCGCGTGGCGTCCCCGCGGGACCCGGCCGCCTGGGTGATCGTCGCCGAGGCCCTGGAGTCCCACGACGAGCTGGAAGCGGCGCACGACACGTTCACGGAGGCCGTACGCCTCCTCCTGACCGACGTACCGCAACCCCCGCAGCCGACCCACCCCCTCCTCTTCGGCCGCCACAGGGTCCGCCGCATGCTGGGCAAGACCCACGACGAGTGGGACGCCCTGGCGGACACGGTCCACTCCCTCCCCATCACCCTGGACGAACTCCACGACCCCAAGCGCGTGTGGTCCCTGGGCTCGGAGAACCCGGCGGAACTGGAGGCGGAGATCCTCCGCCTCCGCGCGGAACTGGGCGCCTACCGGGAGGCCCTCTCCCGCCCCTTCCCGGTGGCGATCCTCCACTGGCCGGCGACGGAACTCTCGGAACTCCTGGAGGCCTATCCGACCCTGGCCTCGGAGTACCCCTCCCACGAGACCCACCTCGCGACCATAGAGTCCGCCCTCCGGGAACTGTCCTCCTCCGGCACCCCGAACCTCGGCATCGTCACCGGCACGGTCCCGTCCTACGAGGCCTTCGCAGCCTCGGAACTCTCGTCCCCGTCGGACGCGACGCTGCTCCCCCAGTACGCGACGACCCTGGCGGCCCGGGGCCGCGCGGTCCCTTGGCCACCACAGCAGGGGGCACCTTGCTGGTGCGGCTCAGGCCAGACCTACGGCGCCTGCCACGGACGCACGGCCTGA
- a CDS encoding DUF3592 domain-containing protein, whose protein sequence is MDQPWLTITLIMAAAMTAFGIWNLRIAQRQRRALARLGVRGIRTRGEVARGPRREGPTLHPPQVRYKAPPVDLPNAPADQTYRRTPLNHEQHPLHAGVPVVLRYDPRDPRRVVVVHQKDGRPANVSYSAGAHLAWGVSCVLLGLGMGAGAFW, encoded by the coding sequence GTGGACCAGCCCTGGCTCACGATCACACTCATCATGGCCGCCGCCATGACGGCCTTCGGCATCTGGAACCTACGCATAGCCCAACGCCAGCGCCGAGCCCTCGCCCGCCTCGGCGTCCGGGGCATCCGCACCAGGGGCGAGGTGGCCCGTGGCCCCCGTCGAGAGGGCCCCACCCTCCACCCGCCCCAGGTCCGCTACAAAGCCCCACCGGTCGACCTCCCCAACGCCCCGGCCGACCAGACGTACCGCCGCACCCCCCTCAATCACGAGCAGCACCCTCTCCACGCAGGAGTCCCGGTCGTCCTCCGCTACGACCCGAGGGACCCACGCCGGGTGGTGGTCGTACACCAGAAGGACGGAAGGCCGGCGAACGTGTCGTACTCAGCGGGGGCGCATCTGGCTTGGGGGGTCTCTTGCGTGCTGCTCGGGTTGGGGATGGGAGCAGGCGCGTTCTGGTGA
- a CDS encoding helix-turn-helix domain-containing protein, producing the protein MAGSPTARRRRLSIELKKLRETSTLTCAQVGAALDWSGSKVNRMETGSGRIQPSDIDALCRFYGTSDELREFLKSLARQAKVRGWWQVHGAGVPEWFNIYIGLEQDASTFRQYQCEVVPGLMQTEVYASELHKSGAHMSAEDITKAVQVRMERQAMLRRPDAPDAWFIVNEGALRHVIGDHTLMREQMERVRETADLPTVTLQVLPFDSGTYPATGSFTMLGFPAPEDPDLVYRDGITDAMYLEGEHHVREYTRAFDGLRAAALSPQRSALLIESILKDYAR; encoded by the coding sequence ATGGCCGGTTCACCAACGGCACGCCGTCGGCGCCTCTCGATCGAGCTGAAGAAGCTCCGCGAGACGAGCACACTCACCTGCGCCCAGGTCGGTGCGGCCCTGGACTGGAGCGGCTCCAAGGTCAACCGGATGGAGACGGGCAGTGGGCGTATCCAGCCGTCGGACATCGATGCCCTGTGCCGCTTCTACGGCACGAGCGACGAGCTGCGCGAGTTCCTCAAGTCGCTGGCCCGGCAGGCGAAAGTGCGCGGTTGGTGGCAGGTCCACGGCGCCGGCGTCCCCGAGTGGTTCAACATCTACATCGGCCTCGAACAGGATGCTTCGACCTTCCGCCAGTACCAGTGCGAGGTCGTACCCGGCCTCATGCAGACCGAGGTGTACGCGTCCGAGCTCCACAAGTCCGGTGCGCACATGTCGGCCGAGGACATCACCAAGGCGGTGCAGGTGCGCATGGAACGCCAGGCCATGCTGAGGCGGCCGGATGCGCCCGACGCCTGGTTCATCGTTAACGAGGGTGCCCTGCGCCACGTCATCGGGGATCACACTCTGATGCGAGAGCAGATGGAACGTGTCCGGGAGACGGCCGATCTGCCGACCGTGACCTTGCAGGTCCTTCCATTCGACTCAGGGACCTATCCGGCCACCGGTTCGTTCACCATGCTGGGTTTCCCGGCCCCGGAGGATCCGGACCTCGTGTATCGAGACGGCATCACCGATGCCATGTACTTGGAGGGCGAGCATCATGTCCGTGAGTACACGAGGGCGTTCGACGGCCTCCGGGCCGCGGCCTTGAGTCCTCAACGCTCGGCCCTGTTGATCGAGTCGATCTTGAAGGATTACGCAAGATGA
- a CDS encoding DUF6412 domain-containing protein, translating to MVRGLASLRPALVLLVLVLEVALLDTGSLYATVALAATAAASAAFTVCALVGSRCAPAVPRTRVRTAIRDRDLRTAFLPQRDPDARGRTRPRAPGHALRATFA from the coding sequence ATGGTCCGCGGTCTGGCGAGTCTGCGTCCCGCTCTCGTGCTGCTCGTCCTGGTCCTGGAAGTGGCGCTGCTGGACACCGGCAGCCTCTACGCCACCGTCGCGCTCGCCGCTACCGCCGCGGCCTCCGCCGCGTTCACGGTCTGTGCCCTCGTCGGCTCGCGCTGCGCGCCCGCCGTGCCGCGCACCCGGGTGCGTACGGCCATCCGCGACCGTGACCTCCGTACGGCCTTCCTGCCGCAACGCGATCCCGACGCCCGGGGGCGCACCCGGCCCCGGGCGCCCGGGCACGCCCTCCGGGCGACTTTCGCGTAG
- a CDS encoding endo-beta-1,6-galactanase: MIRRRTLLTAAGGTFLGSALATGTAHADATIAVNPSTTYGTWEGWGTSLAWWANVFGARDDFADLFFTTKSVTYNGRSLPGLGLNIARYNLGACSWNSVGGETMVESPNIPAFKQIEGFWQDWNNEDPASSAWKWSADANQRAMLVKATQRGAITELFANSPMWWMCSNHNPSGAANGGNNLQTWNYRQHASHLAATALYARSNWGVNFATVDPFNEPASTWWTATGTQEGCHMDPAVQAAVLPYMRSELDKRGLTGIRIAASDETNYDTARSTWASFDSSTKSLVSQVNVHGYQGSGGRRDLLYTDVVTTSRKKLWNSETGDSDGTGLTMASNLCYDFRWLHPTAWCYWQVMDPSTGWAMIAYDANTLQPTTVQTKHYVLAQFSRHIRPGMTILATGVSYAVAAYEASSRRLVLVAVNTSTSAQTLTFDLSRFSTVTGGTNGVVPRWNTVTTGGGDLYTPRSDIRLNGKSVSVPFAAKSVQTLQIDGVTL; this comes from the coding sequence GTGATACGACGCAGAACCCTGCTGACCGCAGCAGGCGGCACGTTCCTCGGCAGCGCCCTGGCGACAGGAACCGCGCACGCGGACGCCACGATCGCCGTCAACCCGTCGACGACCTACGGCACCTGGGAGGGCTGGGGCACCTCCCTCGCCTGGTGGGCCAACGTCTTCGGCGCCCGGGACGACTTCGCGGACCTCTTCTTCACCACCAAGTCGGTGACGTACAACGGCAGATCGCTCCCCGGCCTGGGCCTCAACATCGCCCGCTACAACCTGGGCGCGTGCAGCTGGAACAGCGTCGGCGGCGAGACCATGGTCGAGTCGCCGAACATCCCGGCCTTCAAGCAGATCGAGGGCTTCTGGCAGGACTGGAACAACGAGGACCCCGCCTCGTCGGCCTGGAAGTGGTCGGCGGACGCCAACCAGCGCGCGATGCTGGTGAAGGCGACGCAGCGGGGCGCGATCACCGAGCTGTTCGCCAACTCCCCCATGTGGTGGATGTGCAGCAACCACAACCCCTCGGGCGCCGCGAACGGCGGCAACAACCTCCAGACCTGGAACTACCGCCAGCACGCCTCCCACCTGGCGGCGACGGCCCTGTACGCCCGCAGCAACTGGGGCGTGAACTTCGCGACGGTCGACCCCTTCAACGAGCCGGCCTCCACCTGGTGGACCGCGACCGGCACCCAGGAGGGCTGCCACATGGACCCCGCGGTCCAGGCGGCCGTACTCCCGTACATGCGCAGCGAGTTGGACAAGCGAGGCCTGACCGGCATCCGGATCGCCGCCTCGGACGAGACGAACTACGACACGGCCCGCTCCACCTGGGCATCCTTCGACTCGTCCACCAAGTCCCTGGTCTCCCAGGTCAACGTGCACGGCTACCAGGGTTCGGGAGGCCGCCGCGACCTCCTCTACACGGACGTGGTGACGACGTCCCGCAAGAAGCTGTGGAACTCCGAGACGGGCGACAGCGACGGCACGGGCCTGACCATGGCGTCGAACCTCTGCTACGACTTCCGCTGGCTGCACCCCACGGCATGGTGCTACTGGCAGGTCATGGACCCGTCGACGGGCTGGGCGATGATCGCCTACGACGCGAACACCCTCCAGCCGACCACGGTCCAGACGAAGCACTACGTACTGGCCCAGTTCAGCCGCCACATCCGCCCCGGCATGACGATCCTGGCCACGGGAGTGAGCTACGCGGTGGCGGCGTACGAGGCGTCGTCCCGCCGCCTGGTGCTGGTGGCGGTGAACACCTCCACGTCCGCCCAGACCCTCACCTTCGACCTCTCCCGCTTCTCGACGGTGACGGGCGGCACGAACGGCGTGGTGCCCCGCTGGAACACGGTGACGACGGGCGGCGGCGACCTCTACACCCCCCGCTCGGACATCCGCCTCAACGGAAAATCGGTGAGCGTGCCCTTCGCCGCAAAATCGGTCCAAACACTCCAAATCGACGGAGTGACCCTGTAG
- a CDS encoding fumarylacetoacetate hydrolase family protein yields MKLLRVGTAGAERPALLDADGTLRDLSGVVPDIDGALLADDAALDRVRAAADAGELPVLDATGLRIGPPLGRIGKIVCIGLNYHDHARETGAEPPAEPVVFMKAPDTVVGPNDTVLVPRASRKTDWEVELAVVIGRTARYLGSAEEGLAHVAGYAVAHDVSEREFQIERGGTWDKGKNCETFNPLGPWLVTADEVPDPQRLSLRLWVNGELKQDGTTAEQIFSVGEVVRYLSQFMTLYPGDVINTGTPAGVALGAPEPKPFLRAGDVVELEIEGLGRQRQEFKSA; encoded by the coding sequence ATGAAGCTGCTGCGAGTCGGTACGGCCGGGGCCGAGCGGCCCGCACTGCTCGACGCCGACGGGACCCTGCGGGACCTGTCGGGCGTCGTGCCGGACATCGACGGGGCGCTGCTCGCGGACGACGCGGCGCTCGACCGCGTCCGGGCCGCCGCCGACGCCGGTGAGCTGCCCGTACTGGACGCCACCGGGCTGCGGATCGGGCCGCCGCTGGGGCGGATCGGCAAGATCGTCTGCATCGGGCTGAACTACCACGACCACGCGCGCGAGACGGGTGCCGAGCCGCCCGCCGAGCCGGTCGTCTTCATGAAGGCGCCGGACACGGTGGTCGGGCCGAACGACACGGTGCTCGTGCCGCGCGCGTCCCGCAAGACCGACTGGGAGGTCGAGCTGGCCGTCGTCATCGGGCGTACCGCCAGGTACCTGGGGTCCGCGGAGGAAGGGCTCGCGCACGTCGCCGGGTACGCGGTGGCGCACGACGTGTCCGAGCGGGAGTTCCAGATCGAGCGGGGCGGGACCTGGGACAAGGGGAAGAACTGCGAGACGTTCAACCCGCTGGGGCCGTGGCTGGTGACGGCGGACGAGGTGCCGGATCCGCAGCGGCTGTCGCTGCGGCTGTGGGTCAACGGGGAGTTGAAGCAGGACGGGACGACGGCTGAGCAGATCTTCTCGGTGGGGGAGGTCGTGCGGTATCTCAGTCAGTTCATGACGCTGTACCCCGGGGATGTGATCAACACGGGCACGCCGGCGGGGGTGGCGCTGGGGGCGCCCGAGCCGAAGCCGTTCCTTCGGGCCGGGGACGTCGTGGAGCTGGAGATCGAGGGGCTCGGGCGGCAGCGGCAGGAGTTCAAAAGCGCCTGA
- a CDS encoding DUF397 domain-containing protein, translated as MTIEASGGSGRPVWFTSSYSNGAGGECVECAFAGGGALVRDSKGAEAGVIVVGSDAWRFFVQTVKVGGVAR; from the coding sequence ATGACAATAGAAGCTTCCGGCGGAAGCGGCCGTCCGGTGTGGTTCACGTCGTCCTACAGCAACGGTGCCGGGGGCGAGTGCGTCGAGTGTGCCTTCGCTGGAGGCGGTGCGCTCGTCCGCGACTCAAAGGGTGCGGAGGCGGGTGTGATCGTGGTGGGAAGCGATGCTTGGCGCTTCTTCGTCCAGACCGTGAAGGTCGGCGGGGTGGCGCGCTAA
- a CDS encoding YidC/Oxa1 family membrane protein insertase, producing MSVFATLVERLADLLQPLFGASAAAAAIVLFTALVRLLVHPLSRAAARGQKARTALQPKIAELRKKHGKNPEKLQRAVLELHAEEKVSPLAGCLPGLLQVPAFFLLYHLFSSETIGGRANVLLGHELFAAPLGGRWADALGEGGLLGGPGLVYAGLFVVVAGVAAFSYRLSKRMMAASPALPAGGEQVAGLGAVTRVMPFMSFFTLVTVAVVPLAAALYVVTSTTWSVVERAVLYR from the coding sequence ATGTCCGTCTTCGCCACCCTGGTCGAGCGACTCGCCGACCTCCTCCAGCCGCTGTTCGGCGCCTCCGCGGCCGCCGCCGCGATCGTCCTGTTCACCGCGCTCGTACGCCTCCTCGTCCACCCCCTGTCCCGGGCCGCCGCGCGCGGTCAGAAGGCCCGGACCGCGCTCCAGCCGAAGATCGCCGAGCTGCGGAAGAAGCACGGGAAGAACCCCGAGAAGCTCCAGCGGGCCGTACTGGAACTGCACGCCGAGGAGAAGGTCTCGCCGCTGGCCGGCTGCCTGCCCGGGCTGCTCCAGGTGCCCGCGTTCTTCCTGCTCTACCACCTGTTCTCCAGCGAAACGATCGGCGGCCGGGCCAACGTGCTGCTCGGCCACGAGCTGTTCGCCGCGCCGCTGGGCGGGCGGTGGGCGGATGCGCTCGGGGAGGGCGGTCTCCTCGGCGGTCCGGGGCTCGTCTACGCCGGGCTCTTCGTGGTCGTCGCCGGGGTCGCCGCGTTCAGCTACCGCCTCAGCAAGCGCATGATGGCCGCGAGCCCGGCCCTCCCGGCCGGTGGTGAGCAGGTGGCGGGGCTGGGAGCGGTGACCAGGGTGATGCCCTTCATGTCCTTCTTCACGCTCGTCACCGTGGCCGTCGTGCCGCTGGCCGCCGCGCTGTACGTCGTGACCAGCACGACGTGGAGTGTCGTCGAGCGCGCTGTGCTGTACCGGTAG
- a CDS encoding DUF6624 domain-containing protein has product MAHDIAALAEELKAMAAADHQSSVHANSDDPAEQLAWRRLTARHGDRLSEIMNEYGWPTADLVGEEAARAAWLIAQHADRQLDVQRRALHLMQQAVTAGSASPRELAFLRDRTRVNEGRKQLYGTQIAGVKDGSPVPWPCEEPERMDELRAEVGIEPFDEYVAKFSLT; this is encoded by the coding sequence GTGGCGCACGACATAGCCGCGCTGGCGGAGGAGCTCAAGGCCATGGCTGCGGCCGATCACCAGTCCTCGGTCCACGCGAACAGCGATGACCCCGCCGAGCAACTGGCATGGCGCCGGCTGACCGCACGGCACGGTGACCGGCTGAGCGAGATCATGAACGAGTACGGCTGGCCCACGGCGGACCTGGTCGGCGAGGAGGCCGCCCGCGCGGCTTGGCTGATCGCCCAGCACGCCGACCGACAGCTAGACGTCCAGCGCCGCGCCCTCCACCTCATGCAGCAGGCGGTGACGGCAGGTTCGGCCAGCCCCCGCGAGCTGGCCTTCCTCCGCGACCGCACGCGGGTCAACGAGGGCCGCAAACAGCTCTACGGCACACAGATCGCCGGCGTGAAGGACGGATCACCGGTGCCGTGGCCCTGCGAGGAACCCGAGCGCATGGACGAACTCCGCGCGGAGGTCGGCATCGAGCCCTTCGACGAATACGTCGCCAAGTTCTCACTGACCTGA